Proteins from a genomic interval of Colletotrichum higginsianum IMI 349063 chromosome 6, whole genome shotgun sequence:
- a CDS encoding Beta-ketoacyl synthase produces the protein MGVDSLMNIVLVSKIRAEKDIEILATKFRQCFTLKPLPLPATAPEDSVAEHTDVQTGPEALPDRLEDDGWGDDDDMGTPLTNASTPVDISRPDSTESDMSLIDFKVPKPMMNVPLSVIGGGVDDFNYVVEDFLIQGEEKEGVPYLFLFPDGSGLVTSFFQLPDLSTTNLCVYGLHSPWVKNPEDFTCTIEQATNLYLAAIRARQPRGPYLLGGWSSDCYYTTRSEQGENSRTNNTEKSSFDFHPPY, from the exons ATGGGCGTAGACTCCCTGATGAACATTGTTCTCGTCTCCAAGATCAGGGCCGAAAAGGACATTGAGATCTTGGCGACCAAGTTCCGTCAGTGCTTCACG TTGAagccgctcccgctccccgCTACCGCTCCCGAGGACTCTGTCGCCGAGCACACCGACGTCCAGACAGGTCCTGAAGCTTTGCCAGACCGGCTGGAGGACGACGGTTggggagacgacgacgacatgggGACCCCGCTCACCAATGCTTCTACTCCGGTAGACATCTCCCGGCCTGATTCGACCGAAAGCGATATGTCTCTCATCGACTTCAAGGTGCCCAAGCCCATGATGAATGTGCCGCTATCGGTGAtaggcggcggcgtagaTGACTTCAAC TATGTTGTCGAGGACTTCCTCATCCAGGGtgaagagaaggagggcgtGCCTTACCTGTTCCTCTTCCCGGACGGCTCCGGTTTAGTCACTTCTTTCTTCCAACTGCCGGATCTGAGCACCACCAATCTCTGCGTATACGGACTGCACTCCCCGTGGGTCAAGAACCCAGAAGACTTTACGTGCACCATTGAGCAAGCGACCAACCTGTACCTGGCCGCAATCCGAGCACGCCAGCCGCGAGGCCCTTACCTCCTCGGCGGATGGTCGTCTGACTGTTATTACACCACTCGATCAGAACAAGGGGAAAATTCTCGGACGAACAATACAGAGAAAAGTTCTTTTGATTTTCATCCTCCATACTGA
- a CDS encoding C6 zinc finger domain-containing protein, whose product MPHNVPRGGEHKGEEESSPRQTVQSTEEKDGRDWAMAMTHVNLASVGEISASPSSVVGSATRRFDEQLSLRSEPWHTAAYGIDSGQPGYWLPAVELMVHYTTDAYRTFSYSPETTERLRTLVPQLALSSEFLMHELLAFSALHLGHVHLDRRQAYLHQAAWHQDRAVVGLREALVDTLTPENCKAIYASSILVVICAFASLPSGQDGSSIPQAFDRLVNIFPLITGLGAILSASDADSSLPTLIGLFAGSDKNTPGLHHHHHHHHHHGLYELIDRLTRLQGQLANLEPVRETTHQRQEPQGSSATLLESFKDCVLEASRASAILVPAELLAVFLWALRAPRAFPELVRRNHRPALIILAYYSVLLFYASKSFWFLRGWADVVVTTVEERLKGSVWSTLLEWPASVIQLRPLCAVEHPARMVHWRNWAGIRALYYLLLFLIQRNVAPAAASSEVATFLPRELSATTFDAGSPVTLDIDAPVETELEAAAWSIIFTYSMIFNARTMKLLNSSTPVNEFYNVRDFPTVETNSVSAPNLDVLYSYGVLDLSQSDVVLTVPEIEQKRFWSYVVYDLYGNAIGEISNLLGHQAGKYRILRDYDNPVGLSNDNDSNYQGTIRVSTAYATIAARLGILEVTAEDLNTLRSYQDAMALVKVEMTASSAVPSLEKMEIPDSVSGADEQFRLAARLFPFNPPQTISDRERVSGILSQAGLINGTYFPQTGIDLEEASTIANNSVTAASTSLANLVELGKNWTIPKPSFQGNFGTNYDSLVSKSVYYLQTQALAVLPDGLLSGTVSFNTSTSVLITFDSKPSIIGSGFWNIGTYDDNLQLVPNELGRYAIGSNSPDIQYVNGGQVYGSNATLGDGAFQILLQVANLPPPANWTGNWLPVAESGQVTFRVYGPAEAMKDGSYSYPTVEWIPAVKV is encoded by the exons ATGCC CCACAACGTGCCGAGAGGCGGGGAGCAcaagggagaagaagaatcTTCACCCCGCCAAACGGTGCAGTCAACAGAAGAGAAGGACGGCCGGGACTGGGCAATGGCAATGACCCACGTGAATTTGGCATCCGTTGGAGAAATCTCGGCATCTCCGTCGTCTGTTGTTGGCAGTGCAACACGGCGCTTTGATGAGCAGCTTTCGTTGAGATCGGAGCCGTGGCACACCGCTGCTTATGGGATCGACTCAGGGCAACCTGGCTACTGGTTACCTGCCGTCGAACTCATGGTTCACTACACTACCGACGCGTACCGCACGTTTTCCTACTCTCCTGAAACGACCGAAAGGCTACGGACCCTCGTGCCTCAGTTGGCGCTCTCTAGCGAGTTCCTGATGCATGAGCTTTTGGCGTTTTCTGCCCTCCACCTCGGCCATGTCCACCTGGACCGACGGCAGGCATATCTTCACCAAGCCGCATGGCACCAAGATCGAGCAGTCGTAGGCTTACGGGAGGCGCTCGTCGATACATTAACCCCGGAAAACTGCAAGGCCATATATGCCTCGTCAATACTCGTCGTCATTTGCGCATTTGCCTCGCTTCCAAGCGGCCAAGACGGCAGTTCCATCCCCCAAGCTTTTGATCGTTTGGTCAACATTTTCCCTCTTATAACCGGCCTGGGTGCCATCCTATCGGCTTCAGACGCAGACAGCAGCCTACCGACCCTGATAGGTCTTTTTGCTGGATCAGACAAAAACACTCCGGGCttacatcatcatcatcatcatcatcatcatcatggcctATATGAGCTCATCGACCGACTTACCAGACTTCAAGGACAGCTGGCAAACCTAGAGCCGGTTCGGGAGACTACCCATCAACGACAAGAGCCTCAGGGTAGTTCAGCCACACTGCTCGAGAGTTTCAAGGACTGCGTTCTTGAAGCTTCTCGTGCCTCGGCGATTCTTGTCCCGGCAGAACTTCTTGCCGTGTTTCTTTGGGCACTGCGAGCCCCCAGAGCGTTTCCTGAGCTTGTCCGCAGAAACCATCGTCCGGCTCTGATTATTCTTGCCTATTACAGCGTACTGCTTTTTTACGCGTCAAAAAGCTTCTGGTTTCTGAGGGGATGGGCAGATGTCGTCGTGACCACTGTTGAGGAGAGGTTGAAAGGGTCCGTCTGGTCAACATTGTTGGAATGGCCTGCTTCTGTCATAC AACTGCGCCCTCTCTGCGCTGTGGAGCACCCAGCGCGCATGGTGCACTGGCGTAACTGGGCTGGAATCCGAGCCTTGTACTACCT CTTATTATTTCTAATCCAACGCAATG TTGCtccagccgccgcctctAGTGAAGTCGCAACATTCCTGCCACGGGAACTCAGTGCAACTACCTTCGATGCTGGGTCGCCCGTCACCCTGGATATAGATGCACCGGTCGAGACCGAGCTTGAAGCAGCTGCTTGGTCAATCATT TTTACCTATTCCATGATCTTCAACGCAAGAACCATGAAGTTACTCAATTCCTCAACCCCTGTCAATGAGTTTTACAACGTTCGGGATTTTCCAACAGTGGAAACCAACAGTGTTTCCGCGCCAAATCTTGATGTTCTCTACTCATATGGTGTTCTGGACTTGTCCCAATCGGACGTAGTTCTCACCGTTCCTGAGATTGAACAGAAACGATTCTGGAGCTATGTGGTTTATGACTT GTATGGAAATGCTATTGGCGAGATCAGCAATCTTCTTGGTCATCAAGCTGGCAAGTATCGTATACTACGGGACTACGATAATCCAGTCGGGCTTTCCAACGACAATGACTCCAACTACCAGGGAACCATTCGAGTTTCAACAGCCTATGCCACCATTGCTGCCAGGCTTGGTATCTTGGAAGTCACCGCGGAAGATCTGAACACCCTCCGCTCTTACCAGGATGCCATGGCGCTCGTCAAAGTTGAAATGACGGCCTCCAGCGCCGTACCGTCTTTGGAAAAGATGGAGATACCTGACTCCGTCTCTGGTGCCGACGAGCAATTCAGGCTCGCAGCTAGGCTCTTCCCTTTCAACCCCCCACAGACCATCTCGGACCGCGAGCGCGTTAGTGGAATCCTATCCCAAGCCGGTCTCATCAACGGCACCTATTTTCCTCAGACCGGTATCGATTTGGAAGAAGCATccaccatcgccaacaacTCTGTTACAGCAGCCAGTACAAGTCTTGCTAATTTGGTGGAGCTCGGCAAGAACTGGACCATACCAAAGCCTTCGTTCCAAGGCAACTTCGGGACCAATTACGACAGTCTGGTGTCAAAGTCTGTCTACTACCTACAGACTCAAGCGCTCGCTGTACTACCCGACGGACTTTTGAGTGGCACCGTCAGCTTCAATACCAGCACGTCCGTATTGATCACCTTCGATTCCAAGCCATCCATCATTGGGTCCGGTTTCTGGAATATCGGAACCTATGATGATAATCTACAGCTTGTCCCAAACGAGCTTGGCAGATACGCAATTGGTTCCAATTCGCCAGACATTCAATATGTCAACGGCGGGCAGGTTTATGGGTCCAATGCCACTTTAGGGGACGGTGCTTTCCAGATCCTATTGCAAGTCGCAAACCTGCCTCCGCCAGCGAACTGGACTGGAAATTGGTTACCTGTGGCGGAGTCTGGTCAAGTCACCT TCCGCGTGTACGGTCCCGCAGAGGCAATGAAGGATGGCTCTTACTCTTACCCAACAGTTGAATGGATTCCTGCCGTCAAGGTGTGA
- a CDS encoding Polyketide synthase, whose amino-acid sequence MSEKFFTHYSLDDVARLITVTNKEMFTTVFVYFDRKMNLTAPTETNLTKYLNEVMSSNTRVSTPIFLAGDEVLMMATFMMKSPISDYQHVRLLDHRFKLALKLPAEMDEDALRAMMMHMDSAKSMTRRLYAARIYRPQEVYMIMTRAAVRGQHHVLIVTQGRAVTVLLIHLHLAAIPNPFAFYTSNLSQHHISTPWIRLKIGFRGRLCLQALCTPGRASVADVPALQAQHVSCVIVHGQSKVTQGRKQMQKNRDKEKLTTTHKIEMLLPHATRALLVLRGKTFDRSLGPLAALRRALKAILAGHLETWRDSLSGMVMKREREREGERGDADLHAAFHEHVSFDHVVAALTVPKVGRNGQIKSGTCVVLEPSQQLFVDRDALHQHPRRFVLVQSLNLNLEGGNRLDHVQYCIGVRVETQPKGRRRRRYYRRRPSTAAAAGTWSGTLRLTHDTLDRPCRIPMPSKLRQAGADGEVPRDQQVVAPVPEEECYLSPDLTEAACTVRLPACPSATGDRSVFNMCWRDCVFHLAGYMLNGHPDGPSAEANIAISVQEIVFEEDLHDMDTFQVYRHMSPTETGFIGDVYVFRGQKLVALCSDRVYKTATPRRGATSVKKTAAAAAAAAGRHAAAVRAKAR is encoded by the exons ATGTCAGAGAAGTTTTTCACTCACTACAGTCTGGACGACGTCGCGAGGTTGATTACAGTCACCAATAAGGAGATGTTCACGACTGTGTTTGTATATTTTGACAGGAAGATGAacttgacggcgccgacagaGACGAACCTGACCAAATATTTGAATGAGGTCATGTCCAGCAACACGCGAGTGTCCACGCCCATATTCCTAGCCGGAGACGAGGTCTTGATGATGGCCACGTTCATGATGAAAAGCCCTATTTCTGACTATCAACACGTTCGTCTCCTCGATCATAGATTTAAACTTGCACTTA AGTTGCCTGCtgagatggacgaggacgcgcTCAGGGCAATGATGATGCACATGGACTCGGCAAAGTCAATGACCAG GCGGCTCTATGCCGCAAGAATTTATCGACCTCAGGAGGTGTACATGATCATGACTCGAGCCGCAGTGCGCGGTCAGCACCACGTTCTCATTGTCACCCAAGGACGTGCTGTCACAGTTCTGCTTATTCACTTAC ATCTTGCTGCCATTCCTAATCCTTTTGCTTTCTACACCTCCAATCTTTCCCAGCACCATATTTCCACGCCGTGGATTCGTCTCAAAATCGGGTTTCGCGGTCGTCTCTGCCTCCAGGCCCTTTGTACACCCG GTAGGGCAAGTGTCGCCGATGTGCCAGCATTGCAAGCACAGCACGTGTCCTGCGTCATCGTCCACGGTCAGTCCAAGGTTACCCAAGGCAGGAAACAGATGCAGAAAAACAGGGACAAGGAAAAGCTTACCACAACTCATAAGATAGAGATGCTCCTCCCCCATGCAACAAGGGCATTACTTGTGTTGAGGGGCAAAACATTTGACCGCTCTTTGGGTCCTCTGGCAGCACTGCGACGAGCTTTGAAGGCAATCCTTGCAGGACATCTAGAGACGTGGCGGGACTCACTCAGTGGAATGGTcatgaagagagagagagagagagaaggagaaagaggcGATGCCGACTTACATGCGGCATTCCATGAACATGTCAGTTTTGATCACGTCGTCGCTGCATTGACAGTTCCGAAGGTCGGGCGGAACGGGCAGATCAAGTCTGGCACTTGTGTGGTTTTGGAGCCAAGCCAACAACTTTTCGTGGATCGCGATGCCCTCCATCAGCACCCCCGCAGGTTCGTCCTTGTGCAGAGCTTGAACCTCAACCTCGAGGGCGGAAATCGACTTGACCACGTGCAGTATTGTATCGGA GTGCGTGTGGAGACGCAGCCTAaaggacggcgtcgaagaCGATATTATCGACGTCGACCATCCACTGCAGCGGCGGCTGGAACATGGTCTGGGACCCTGCGTTTGACGCATGACACGCTGGATCGCCCATGCCGGATCCCTATGCCAAGCAAGCTGCGGCAGGCCGGAGCTGATGGTGAGGTACCTCGAGATCAGCAGGTTGTGGCACCGGTTCCTGAAGAGGAATGCTACCTCAGCCCGGATCTTACCGAGGCCGCTTGCACCGTCCGGCTCCCGGCCTGCCCGTCTGCCACCGGTGACCGCAGCGTCTTCAATATGTGTTGGCGAGACTGCGTGTTCCACCTTGCTGGTTACATGCTCAACGGCCACCCAGACGGCCCATCAGCCGAGGCAAACATCGCCATTTCCGTCCAGGAAATCGTATTTGAGGAGGATCTCCACGATATGGACACCTTCCAGGTGTACAGACACATGTCCCCGACGGAAACGGGCTTCATCGGGGACGTGTACGTGTTCCGTGGCCAGAAGTTGGTCGCACTCTGCTCGGACAGGGTCTACAAGACGGCCACCCCACGAAGGGGTGCCACCAGTGTCAAGAaaactgctgctgctgctgctgccgccgcc GGCcgccatgccgccgccgtccgagCCAAGGCGAGATAA